The genomic region CCTCCGACCCGCGGCACCGGTTCCACCGCGCCGACATCTGCGACGCGGCGGCCGTCGCCCGCATTCTCGCGGAGGAAAAGCCCGACGCGGTGGTCAACTTCGCGGCCGAGACGCACGTGGACCGCAGCATCGACGATCCGTCCCTCTTCCTGAAGACGAACATCCTCGGGACGCAGGTGCTGCTGGACGCCTCGCGGAAGGCGGGGGTCGCCCGGTACCTGCAGATATCGACGGACGAGGTGTACGGTTCGCTGGGGGCCACCGGGAGGTTCTCGGA from Deltaproteobacteria bacterium harbors:
- a CDS encoding GDP-mannose 4,6-dehydratase; the encoded protein is MKALVTGGAGFIGSNFVRYALAAHDDWQVVNVDKLTYAGNLANLADVASDPRHRFHRADICDAAAVARILAEEKPDAVVNFAAETHVDRSIDDPSLFLKTNILGTQVLLDASRKAGVARYLQISTDEVYGSLGATGRFS